The following proteins are co-located in the Microcystis wesenbergii NRERC-220 genome:
- a CDS encoding RelA/SpoT family protein, with the protein MNAITAIQPETLTALPRATEPKKALVLPDWLKECLITYENDPQNPDSDLICRAFNFAHKLHEGQYRKSGEPYIAHPIAVAGLLRDLGGDGAMIAAGFLHDVVEDTEVTPEEIEARFGVEVRNLVEAVTKLSKFNFSSKTERQAENFRRMFLAMAQDIRVIVVKLADRLHNMQTLEHLTPQQQQRIALETREIFAPLANRLGIGRFKWELEDLCFKYLEPDAYRAVQLLVSEKRIDREARIETVTNTLREKLQEIGIKVLDLQGRPKHLYGIYHKMHNQGKEFEQIYDIAAVRIIVETKEECYRCLAIVHDQFTPIPNRFKDYIGLPKANRYQSLHTTVVGLNARPLEVQIRTLEMHHVAEYGIAAHWKYKETGSSQTTLTAEDEKFAWLRNLLDWQKDLKDGQEYMDGLKNNFFEEDIYVFTPKGDVVALAQGATPVDFAYHIHSEVGNQMKGARINGKWSVLDAPLQNGDLVEILTSKHSHPSLDWLNFVVTPSARNRIRQWYKKSRREENISRGRDLLEKELGKTGFDALLKSERMQSVAKQCNYVAVDDLLAALGYGEVTLKNVVNRLQEAVKNQQEILTVKNPPDVLTDSQLILPPSPVQRALPVSKSPIAGVEGLVYRLAGCCCPLPGENITGIVAHAGEGIVIHRQGCSNVEKAEAERLIPVSWNPVDDQGRYPTYPVNIQIEVIDRVGVLKDILSRLSDQNINVRNAGVKTNFGKPALISLKIEVKDLQQFERCVSQIKLMSDVLNVRRTSQVKSDRE; encoded by the coding sequence ATGAACGCCATCACTGCCATCCAACCAGAAACCCTCACCGCCCTTCCCCGGGCCACGGAACCGAAAAAAGCGTTAGTTTTACCCGATTGGCTGAAAGAATGCCTAATTACCTACGAAAACGACCCCCAGAATCCCGATAGCGATTTAATCTGTCGGGCCTTTAATTTCGCCCACAAACTCCACGAGGGGCAGTATCGCAAATCTGGGGAACCCTATATCGCCCATCCCATAGCTGTAGCGGGATTACTGCGGGATCTGGGGGGTGATGGGGCAATGATCGCGGCGGGATTCCTTCACGATGTGGTGGAAGATACGGAAGTCACCCCCGAAGAAATCGAGGCTAGATTCGGTGTTGAGGTGCGTAATTTGGTGGAAGCGGTGACAAAACTCTCCAAATTCAACTTTTCTAGCAAAACTGAACGGCAAGCGGAGAATTTTCGCCGAATGTTCCTGGCGATGGCTCAAGATATCCGCGTCATCGTGGTCAAATTAGCCGATCGCCTGCACAATATGCAAACCCTCGAACACCTCACCCCGCAACAGCAGCAACGCATCGCCCTCGAAACTAGAGAAATCTTTGCTCCCCTGGCTAACCGTTTAGGGATTGGGCGATTTAAATGGGAATTAGAAGATTTATGCTTTAAATACCTCGAACCCGATGCTTATCGCGCCGTGCAGTTATTGGTATCGGAAAAACGCATCGATCGAGAGGCCCGCATCGAAACTGTCACTAACACATTGCGGGAAAAATTGCAAGAAATTGGCATAAAAGTTCTTGATTTGCAAGGTCGCCCCAAACATCTCTACGGCATCTATCATAAAATGCACAATCAAGGCAAAGAATTCGAGCAGATTTATGATATAGCCGCCGTCCGCATTATCGTCGAAACCAAAGAGGAATGTTATCGTTGTTTAGCCATAGTTCACGACCAATTTACCCCGATTCCTAACCGTTTTAAAGACTATATCGGTTTACCAAAAGCTAACCGTTATCAATCCCTCCATACCACCGTTGTTGGTTTAAATGCCCGTCCCCTAGAAGTGCAGATTCGCACCCTAGAAATGCACCATGTTGCTGAATACGGTATTGCAGCCCATTGGAAGTATAAAGAAACCGGTTCTAGTCAGACAACTTTAACCGCCGAGGATGAAAAATTTGCTTGGCTGCGTAATCTGCTCGACTGGCAAAAAGACCTTAAAGATGGTCAAGAATACATGGATGGCCTGAAAAATAATTTCTTTGAAGAAGATATCTATGTTTTCACCCCCAAAGGTGATGTGGTGGCCCTTGCCCAAGGTGCGACACCGGTAGATTTTGCCTATCATATTCATAGCGAAGTAGGTAATCAGATGAAAGGGGCAAGAATTAATGGTAAATGGTCAGTTCTTGATGCTCCCTTGCAAAATGGTGATCTGGTGGAAATTCTCACCAGCAAGCATAGTCACCCTAGTTTAGATTGGTTAAATTTTGTCGTTACTCCTAGCGCCAGAAATCGCATCCGGCAATGGTACAAAAAATCGCGACGAGAAGAAAATATTAGCCGTGGTCGTGATTTATTAGAGAAAGAATTGGGTAAAACTGGCTTCGATGCCCTGCTGAAATCGGAACGAATGCAATCCGTGGCTAAACAGTGCAATTATGTGGCAGTAGATGATTTATTGGCGGCCTTAGGTTACGGCGAAGTTACCCTAAAAAATGTGGTTAATCGTCTGCAAGAAGCGGTTAAAAATCAACAGGAAATTTTAACGGTCAAAAATCCGCCCGATGTCTTGACTGATTCCCAATTGATTCTACCACCTTCTCCCGTTCAAAGGGCTTTACCCGTTAGTAAATCACCGATCGCCGGTGTGGAGGGATTAGTCTATCGTTTGGCCGGTTGTTGTTGTCCTTTACCCGGAGAAAATATTACTGGTATAGTTGCCCATGCGGGGGAAGGTATTGTTATTCACCGTCAGGGCTGCTCGAATGTGGAAAAAGCCGAAGCTGAACGCTTAATTCCTGTTAGTTGGAACCCCGTAGATGACCAGGGACGTTATCCAACTTATCCGGTAAATATTCAGATTGAAGTGATTGATCGCGTCGGGGTTTTAAAAGATATTCTCTCTCGTTTAAGTGACCAAAATATTAATGTTCGCAATGCTGGAGTTAAGACTAATTTCGGCAAACCCGCTTTAATTTCCCTGAAAATTGAAGTAAAAGACCTGCAACAATTTGAACGCTGTGTTAGTCAAATTAAGCTGATGAGCGATGTTTTAAACGTTCGTCGCACCAGTCAGGTAAAAAGCGATCGAGAGTAG
- the patD gene encoding heterocyst frequency control protein PatD, with translation MLPTNYRQAYESLLRKLEDFSLALLDGDASTGLQSFQALQTCLEGEILSLNDDNFSPEVANRWRTVQTELYRSWRLLETDWLFLASARQGREKRLQIISERVATLKGYCRVLLGEVVD, from the coding sequence ATGCTACCGACAAATTACCGTCAAGCCTACGAATCTTTGTTAAGAAAACTGGAGGATTTCAGTCTTGCCCTTCTGGATGGGGACGCTTCCACGGGGTTACAATCTTTTCAAGCTTTACAAACCTGTCTAGAAGGGGAGATATTGTCACTAAATGATGACAATTTCAGCCCAGAGGTGGCTAATCGTTGGCGCACTGTCCAGACGGAACTATATCGATCCTGGCGATTGCTGGAGACGGATTGGTTATTTTTGGCCTCGGCCCGGCAAGGACGGGAGAAGCGTTTACAGATAATTAGCGAGCGAGTGGCGACTTTAAAGGGGTATTGTCGGGTTTTGTTAGGGGAAGTTGTCGATTAG
- a CDS encoding dipeptide ABC transporter ATP-binding protein, whose protein sequence is MLEIKDLKIAYPTELSSPSWAIDGVSFSIGQGETLGLVGESGCGKSTIGKAILRLLPNRTHVEGEITFEGRSLLSLSSKQLEKFRGEAVGLVFQDPMTRLDPLMTIGDHCVETLQAHRGNLTYRQAKSEACTVLEKVKIPANRWSQYPHEFSGGMRQRVAIALALLLNPKLIIADEPTTSLDVTVSAEILRELKRLCSEKQMGLLLISHDLALVGEYCDRLAVMKGGKIVESGAVKTVFNTPQHPYTRSLLAAALHLQLREEKSTAIQGKETVLKVDNLKHYYTLEDNFLDSFFKKKKKFIKAVDEVNFELYRGEIFGLVGESGCGKSTLSRTLLQLIKPTGGKVEFLGEDLTTLSGEKMRPKRRLMQMIFQDPLACLNPLMTVGESIADPLLIHQKISLETAKEQVLEMLDRVGLTPVEEFYRRYPRELSGGQQQRVAIARALITHPELVICDEPVSMLDASVQTQVLELMLELQKLFNLTYLFITHDLWLARFLCDRIAVMTAGKIVEMGDTEQIFSHPQHPYTQKLIAAAPRIYPDSN, encoded by the coding sequence ATGTTGGAAATTAAAGACCTAAAAATTGCCTACCCGACCGAATTAAGTTCTCCCTCTTGGGCGATCGATGGGGTATCTTTTAGTATAGGCCAAGGGGAAACTCTGGGATTAGTGGGTGAATCCGGTTGTGGAAAATCGACCATCGGTAAGGCTATTTTAAGGTTATTACCCAATCGCACTCACGTGGAAGGTGAGATTACCTTTGAAGGGCGATCGCTTTTATCTTTATCTAGCAAACAGTTAGAAAAGTTTCGCGGGGAAGCGGTGGGATTAGTCTTTCAAGATCCGATGACGCGACTGGATCCCCTAATGACTATTGGCGATCATTGTGTGGAAACTTTGCAAGCTCATCGAGGGAATTTAACCTATCGTCAAGCTAAAAGTGAAGCTTGTACTGTCCTAGAAAAAGTGAAAATTCCCGCTAATCGGTGGTCCCAATATCCTCACGAATTTAGCGGGGGAATGCGGCAAAGAGTGGCCATTGCTTTAGCTTTATTATTAAACCCTAAGTTAATTATTGCCGATGAACCCACCACCAGTTTAGATGTGACAGTTTCGGCGGAAATTCTGCGGGAATTAAAGCGTTTATGTAGCGAGAAACAGATGGGATTATTGTTAATTTCCCATGATTTAGCGCTGGTGGGAGAATATTGCGATCGATTAGCGGTGATGAAGGGGGGCAAAATTGTCGAATCGGGAGCGGTAAAAACAGTTTTTAATACACCTCAACACCCCTACACTCGTTCTCTTTTGGCCGCCGCTTTACACCTACAGTTACGGGAGGAAAAATCAACGGCAATTCAAGGCAAAGAAACGGTGTTAAAGGTGGATAATTTAAAACATTATTATACCCTAGAAGATAACTTTTTAGATAGTTTTTTCAAGAAAAAAAAGAAATTTATTAAAGCGGTGGATGAAGTCAATTTTGAACTGTATCGAGGGGAAATTTTCGGTTTAGTTGGGGAGTCGGGGTGTGGGAAAAGTACCCTATCGAGAACCCTATTACAGTTAATTAAACCCACTGGGGGAAAAGTGGAATTTTTAGGAGAAGATTTAACAACTTTGTCGGGGGAAAAAATGCGTCCAAAACGGCGCTTAATGCAGATGATTTTTCAGGATCCCCTCGCTTGTCTCAATCCTTTAATGACGGTGGGAGAAAGTATCGCCGATCCGCTTTTGATCCATCAAAAAATTAGTCTAGAAACGGCTAAAGAACAGGTTTTAGAAATGTTAGATCGAGTCGGTTTGACACCAGTAGAGGAGTTTTATCGACGCTATCCTAGGGAGTTATCGGGGGGACAACAGCAAAGGGTAGCCATTGCTCGCGCTTTAATTACCCATCCAGAATTAGTTATTTGTGATGAACCGGTTAGTATGCTCGATGCTAGTGTCCAGACACAGGTTTTAGAGTTAATGTTAGAGTTACAAAAGTTATTTAATCTCACTTATTTATTTATAACTCATGATCTTTGGTTAGCGAGATTCCTCTGCGATCGAATTGCGGTGATGACTGCGGGTAAAATTGTTGAAATGGGTGACACTGAACAGATTTTTAGCCATCCCCAACACCCCTACACCCAAAAATTAATCGCCGCAGCCCCGAGAATTTATCCCGACAGCAACTAA
- a CDS encoding glycosyltransferase codes for MVIMIIFKLKKLLKKFVFSLQEEGWKPALKKTKRKIIKILTGKSSSEFEEQVIERAKLAEPRPLEIASSDDPLVSIIIPVYNQFAYTFNCLESLSVNLSSDLAYEIIIVNDASSDETLEQLATLVKGIKVLTNTENSGFIRSCNYGASKAKGQYLYFLNNDTRILENCLESLVKLIVNNPRVGAVGSKLIYANSKQQEAGGIIWNSADGWNYGRLDSSEEPEYNYVRPVDYCSGASLLVPTDLFKQLGGFCQDFIPAYYEDTDLCFAIRELGYQVLYQPQSNVIHYEGITSGTDLSSGTKQYQIINQTKFREKWSKVLTKHLDNDANNVPKAARRLQGKPTILVIDSYVPLYDRESGCVRLLNILKLLLNLGYSVIFFPDNGYPEQPYTSVLQQLGIEVIYGTPQRYNLEEKLIKYLPLIDGVWLCRPELCDKYMDLIRLKTKVPIIYDTIDLHFLRLKRQKDYLDPSYQNTSWSWQTYQKLELNYANQAEATVVVTEDEKQVLSSLGVKNVWVIPNIHEEISLSEKVAFDQRSGLVFIGSYNHPPNIDAVKWLCLEIMPLVWASRPDITVNLLGSNLKDEVKELASDKVIVTGYVPEVEPHFQKSRIFVAPLRFGAGMKGKIGQSLSLGLPTITTKIGAEGMGLIDHQDVLIADTDEEFARGVIELYDNRELWQKLADNSLETIKRYQPATVQTNLQALLSNLGIVAKDS; via the coding sequence ATGGTAATAATGATTATTTTCAAACTTAAAAAACTGCTGAAAAAATTTGTCTTTAGTCTCCAAGAGGAAGGATGGAAACCAGCACTCAAAAAGACGAAACGAAAAATTATTAAAATTCTCACAGGAAAGAGTTCCTCTGAATTTGAAGAACAGGTGATCGAAAGGGCTAAATTAGCTGAACCGCGACCCCTAGAAATTGCCAGTAGTGATGATCCTTTAGTCTCGATTATTATTCCTGTTTATAACCAATTTGCCTACACCTTTAACTGTCTGGAATCCTTGAGTGTTAACCTAAGTTCTGATTTAGCCTATGAAATAATCATTGTTAATGATGCTTCCAGCGATGAAACTTTAGAACAATTAGCAACTTTAGTTAAAGGAATTAAAGTATTAACCAATACAGAAAACTCTGGTTTTATCCGTTCCTGTAATTATGGGGCTAGTAAAGCAAAAGGTCAATACCTATATTTTCTCAATAACGACACTAGAATTCTGGAAAATTGTCTAGAAAGTTTAGTGAAATTAATCGTCAATAATCCCCGAGTTGGTGCGGTGGGTTCTAAGTTAATTTATGCTAATAGTAAACAACAAGAAGCGGGGGGAATTATCTGGAATTCTGCCGATGGTTGGAATTATGGACGCTTAGATAGTTCCGAGGAACCGGAATATAATTATGTGCGTCCCGTGGACTATTGTTCGGGGGCCAGTTTATTAGTTCCTACGGATTTATTTAAGCAATTAGGTGGTTTTTGTCAAGACTTTATCCCCGCATATTACGAAGATACAGACTTATGTTTTGCCATCCGAGAATTGGGTTATCAAGTCCTCTATCAACCCCAATCTAACGTCATTCACTACGAGGGAATTACCTCGGGAACAGACCTTTCCAGTGGGACAAAACAATATCAAATTATTAATCAAACTAAGTTTCGAGAAAAATGGTCAAAGGTATTAACTAAACACCTAGATAACGATGCTAATAATGTACCCAAAGCTGCCCGACGTTTACAAGGAAAACCGACAATTTTAGTCATCGATTCCTATGTGCCACTATACGATCGAGAATCTGGCTGTGTGCGTTTATTAAATATTCTTAAGCTACTGCTCAATTTGGGCTATTCAGTGATATTCTTTCCCGATAATGGCTATCCTGAACAACCCTATACTTCTGTACTGCAACAGCTGGGAATTGAAGTTATTTATGGCACACCGCAAAGATATAATCTAGAAGAAAAATTAATCAAATATTTACCCCTGATAGATGGAGTTTGGTTGTGTCGGCCCGAATTGTGCGATAAGTATATGGATTTAATTCGCTTAAAAACAAAAGTACCAATTATTTATGATACAATTGACCTGCATTTTCTGCGTTTAAAACGTCAAAAAGACTATCTCGATCCCAGTTACCAAAATACTAGCTGGAGTTGGCAAACCTATCAGAAATTAGAGTTAAACTATGCTAACCAAGCGGAAGCAACCGTGGTAGTAACGGAAGATGAAAAGCAGGTTTTATCCTCTTTAGGAGTGAAAAATGTTTGGGTAATCCCCAATATCCATGAAGAAATTTCCCTGTCAGAAAAAGTTGCCTTTGACCAGCGATCGGGTTTAGTATTTATTGGTAGCTACAATCACCCTCCTAATATTGATGCCGTTAAGTGGTTATGTTTAGAAATTATGCCCTTAGTTTGGGCATCCCGTCCCGATATTACCGTTAATTTATTGGGAAGTAACCTCAAGGATGAAGTGAAGGAATTAGCCAGTGATAAAGTGATTGTTACTGGTTATGTTCCCGAAGTAGAACCCCATTTCCAAAAGAGTCGCATTTTTGTTGCCCCCCTGCGATTTGGTGCGGGAATGAAGGGTAAAATAGGTCAAAGTCTTTCCCTAGGATTACCGACTATTACCACAAAAATTGGTGCCGAAGGTATGGGATTAATTGACCACCAAGATGTTTTAATTGCCGATACTGACGAGGAATTTGCCCGAGGGGTGATCGAACTCTATGACAATAGGGAATTGTGGCAAAAACTCGCTGATAATTCCCTAGAAACTATTAAGAGATACCAACCCGCTACCGTGCAAACTAACCTACAAGCTTTGTTATCGAATCTAGGAATTGTTGCTAAGGATAGTTAA
- a CDS encoding M48 family metallopeptidase, translating into MPTYPDISSQAFKHPLDQQAEQALRSVPGFDLLAKSFSEYLYERPQQILLMGNDLKVGPRQYATLYGIYRQCLRDLDMSPEPNLYVSQNPSANAYSLGSEHPYIVFNTALLDLLDEEEIRVILAHELGHLKCDHSILIQMSFWVMGAANFLGDITLGLGKAITTGLVYAFYEWRRKAELSADRGALLVTDDLNLVLRTLMKCAGGSQKYLHECNLEEFIRQGEAYRQLDQDNLNQIYKFLIYNGGNGSFLTHPFSVERVHYLQEWFNSESYRQIRRGNYAKTGVKSSINVDANDSESERLQRQIAELQAEIERAKRQRNPE; encoded by the coding sequence ATGCCAACTTATCCTGATATCTCCAGTCAAGCTTTTAAACATCCCCTAGATCAGCAAGCTGAACAGGCCTTAAGATCGGTTCCAGGGTTTGACTTATTAGCGAAAAGTTTTTCCGAATATCTCTATGAACGTCCCCAGCAAATTTTATTAATGGGCAATGATCTAAAAGTCGGCCCGCGTCAATACGCCACTTTATACGGTATCTATCGCCAATGTCTGCGGGATTTAGATATGTCCCCAGAACCGAATCTTTATGTCAGTCAAAACCCTTCAGCGAATGCCTATTCTTTGGGTTCTGAACATCCCTACATTGTCTTTAATACTGCTCTTTTAGACCTCTTAGATGAAGAAGAAATTCGGGTAATTCTTGCCCACGAATTAGGACATTTAAAATGCGATCATAGTATTTTAATTCAAATGTCTTTTTGGGTGATGGGGGCGGCTAATTTCCTTGGTGACATCACTTTAGGACTAGGAAAAGCCATTACTACCGGTCTAGTTTATGCCTTTTATGAATGGCGCAGAAAAGCGGAATTATCAGCAGACAGAGGCGCTTTATTAGTCACCGATGATTTAAATTTAGTCCTGAGAACTTTAATGAAATGTGCAGGAGGAAGTCAAAAATACCTGCATGAATGCAACTTAGAAGAATTTATTCGCCAAGGAGAAGCCTATCGACAATTAGACCAAGATAACTTAAACCAGATTTATAAATTTCTCATTTATAATGGCGGTAATGGTTCCTTTTTAACCCATCCTTTTTCCGTAGAAAGAGTGCATTATCTACAGGAATGGTTTAACTCGGAATCCTATCGTCAAATTCGCCGGGGAAACTATGCCAAAACAGGGGTAAAAAGCTCGATTAATGTTGATGCTAATGATAGCGAAAGCGAAAGATTGCAGCGACAAATAGCAGAACTACAAGCAGAAATTGAACGGGCAAAAAGACAAAGAAACCCTGAATAA
- a CDS encoding DUF6761 family protein, whose translation MLQDTQSIRYYQRLTDDMVDLWHRGSRFDEIRLYVEGYLACLRDSNSIEPYLIHRLEEEIFRFLRDPSNFEYLSPQTQTQTEADYGYY comes from the coding sequence ATGCTCCAAGATACCCAATCCATTCGTTACTATCAAAGACTAACCGATGACATGGTGGATCTTTGGCACCGTGGCTCGCGTTTTGATGAGATCCGGCTATATGTGGAAGGCTATTTAGCCTGTTTGCGCGATTCTAATTCCATAGAACCCTATCTAATTCATCGTCTTGAAGAAGAAATATTTCGCTTCTTGCGAGATCCTTCCAATTTTGAATATCTCTCCCCCCAAACCCAAACCCAAACTGAAGCAGATTATGGCTATTATTAA
- the dacB gene encoding D-alanyl-D-alanine carboxypeptidase/D-alanyl-D-alanine endopeptidase encodes MKQLLTCLNSLTVASVATIALSYPSIAQVNLSVYPAPSSSNESIELYVPPPENNNIDNTCTQLIGANIDKIISQAPNQWGILIESLDRQTVIYSHNADRYFIPASNTKLFTTAAALQAMNPETTIQKKSLRDWVNITNQRSNNFYAETLFRFIGGAKNVTAILAQLGINPSGFRLADGSGLSRRNTATPRSIVEILRVMYYSPNRDTFYASLPVAGISGTLRNRMRQTAATGTVYAKTGTLTGVRALSGYLENPQQGPMLFSIIVNNQRVSGQALVKAIDTIVLQMTESRSCQAQ; translated from the coding sequence ATGAAACAACTCCTCACTTGCCTTAATTCCCTGACAGTGGCCAGTGTAGCCACTATCGCCTTGTCCTACCCCAGCATCGCTCAAGTTAATCTGTCTGTTTATCCCGCTCCTTCCTCGTCGAACGAATCCATAGAATTATACGTTCCCCCGCCGGAAAACAATAACATCGATAATACCTGTACTCAATTGATTGGGGCAAATATCGATAAAATTATCAGTCAAGCTCCCAATCAGTGGGGTATATTAATCGAATCTCTTGATCGCCAAACGGTTATTTATAGTCATAACGCCGATCGCTATTTTATCCCTGCTTCTAATACAAAGTTATTTACCACGGCTGCCGCTTTACAAGCGATGAACCCGGAAACGACGATTCAGAAAAAATCCCTGCGCGATTGGGTTAATATCACTAATCAGAGAAGTAATAATTTCTACGCTGAAACTCTTTTTCGCTTCATCGGCGGTGCTAAAAATGTTACTGCCATCTTGGCACAATTGGGCATCAATCCCAGTGGTTTTCGTTTAGCCGATGGTTCGGGATTATCCCGCCGTAATACCGCTACTCCCCGCTCGATCGTGGAAATTTTGCGGGTGATGTATTATTCTCCTAATCGCGATACTTTCTATGCTTCCTTACCGGTAGCGGGAATTAGTGGCACCCTGAGAAACCGAATGCGTCAGACGGCCGCTACTGGCACAGTTTACGCTAAAACTGGCACTCTCACCGGTGTGCGGGCCCTATCGGGTTATCTAGAAAACCCCCAGCAAGGACCGATGTTATTTAGCATTATCGTTAATAATCAACGGGTTTCTGGACAGGCCCTGGTGAAAGCGATCGATACTATTGTTCTACAGATGACCGAATCTCGTTCCTGTCAAGCTCAGTAG
- a CDS encoding ABC transporter ATP-binding protein produces the protein MYSVSDDSKIMTNTSRQTVLETLNLQKTYRTGFWLDKKIESLKNCTLIVHEGETFGLLGPNGAGKTTLLKTLLGIVRPTSGRALILGQPIGDRSVRQRIGYLPENAYYYDYLTGWEFLQLIGGIFQIPSSVQKKRIPELLDLVGLDRKTAQKKQLRQYSKGMMQRIGIAQALINDPELVFLDEPMSGLDPIGRYQVREIIHSLKQRGKTIFFNSHILSDVEQICDRIALLARGELLCVGSLDQILGRADVYQVIVQGGREDQLQQWLLGLHWRDNCWHGQLQGEPDAFLAALSSIDARLISLNLARASLEEFFIDQLRQRGITSSQ, from the coding sequence ATGTATTCTGTCTCAGATGATTCCAAAATAATGACGAATACCAGCCGTCAAACTGTGCTAGAGACGTTAAACTTACAAAAAACTTATCGGACGGGATTCTGGTTAGATAAAAAAATCGAATCCTTGAAAAACTGTACTTTAATTGTCCATGAGGGCGAAACCTTTGGATTATTAGGCCCGAACGGGGCCGGCAAAACCACGCTCTTAAAAACCCTTTTGGGGATTGTCCGACCCACTTCCGGACGGGCCTTGATTCTCGGTCAGCCAATTGGCGATCGCTCGGTCAGGCAACGCATCGGCTATCTTCCCGAAAATGCCTACTACTACGACTATCTCACCGGCTGGGAATTCCTACAATTAATCGGCGGCATTTTTCAAATTCCCTCTTCTGTGCAGAAAAAACGCATTCCTGAATTATTGGATTTAGTGGGATTAGACCGCAAAACTGCCCAGAAAAAGCAATTGCGTCAATATTCTAAGGGGATGATGCAACGGATCGGTATAGCTCAAGCATTAATCAATGATCCAGAATTAGTCTTTCTCGATGAACCGATGTCGGGACTGGACCCTATCGGTCGCTATCAGGTGCGAGAAATTATTCACTCCCTCAAACAACGGGGGAAAACCATCTTTTTTAACTCTCATATTCTCTCCGATGTGGAACAAATTTGCGATCGCATTGCCCTGTTAGCCCGGGGAGAATTACTCTGTGTCGGTTCCCTCGATCAAATTCTCGGTCGTGCTGATGTCTATCAGGTGATTGTTCAAGGTGGTAGGGAGGATCAACTACAGCAATGGCTCCTCGGTTTGCATTGGCGCGATAATTGTTGGCACGGACAACTACAGGGAGAACCAGATGCTTTTCTGGCTGCCCTGTCTAGTATCGATGCTCGCTTGATTAGTCTTAATTTAGCTCGTGCTTCCCTGGAAGAATTTTTTATCGACCAATTACGTCAGCGCGGTATTACCTCTAGTCAATAG
- a CDS encoding Uma2 family endonuclease, with the protein MVSQLDKTNVTEIIYPDSDGQPMADNTQQFRWITTIKTNLDWLFRQQSDVFVAGDLLWYPVENDHKLRQAPDIMVVFGRPKGERGSYRQWLENNISPQVVFEILSPGNTLTEMAKKQLFYDRYGVEEYYLYDPHKNDASGGIRGENQLEILETLDNWVSPRLGIRFQLGEPEMLLFYPDGQAFTSYNEEKQRAERLANKLRELGINPDQI; encoded by the coding sequence ATGGTTTCACAACTAGATAAAACTAACGTTACTGAAATTATCTACCCCGATAGCGATGGTCAACCCATGGCCGATAATACCCAGCAATTTCGTTGGATCACAACAATTAAAACTAATTTAGACTGGCTATTTCGCCAGCAGTCTGATGTCTTTGTTGCGGGGGATTTACTTTGGTATCCCGTGGAAAATGATCATAAACTGCGTCAAGCGCCGGATATCATGGTGGTTTTTGGGAGACCAAAAGGGGAAAGAGGTTCCTATCGACAATGGCTAGAAAATAACATTAGTCCCCAGGTGGTTTTTGAAATCCTCTCTCCGGGTAACACCCTCACGGAAATGGCCAAAAAACAGCTATTTTATGACCGTTATGGGGTCGAGGAATATTATCTTTATGATCCCCATAAAAATGATGCTAGTGGTGGGATAAGAGGGGAAAATCAGCTAGAAATTCTGGAAACTCTCGATAATTGGGTTAGTCCCCGTTTAGGCATTCGTTTTCAGTTAGGGGAACCGGAAATGTTGCTTTTTTATCCCGATGGACAAGCTTTCACCAGCTATAACGAGGAAAAACAACGAGCGGAACGATTAGCCAACAAACTGCGGGAATTGGGCATTAATCCTGACCAAATCTGA